The region CTTCCTTATTTTTAGACAGTGGGAATGTAATGGTAAAAATTGTGCCCTTCCCTATCTCACTTTGCACATCAATATTACCATGGTATCGTTTAATAATACCATAGGTTACAGCAAGACCAAGCCCGGTACCCTTCCCCTGTTCCTTTGTTGTGAAGAACGGATCAAATATTTTATCTAAATGATCCTCCTTGATGCCTATTCCAGTATCCGAAACAATGATGGTGATACTATCGTTATGTAAATTATATTGTGTCTTCACTGTCAATGTGCCTCCCTGTGGCATTGCATCCGCTGCATTCATTGCTAAGTTATTAATAACCGACTTAAACTGATTTTCATCTATATACATATCAGGCACATCAGGATCCAGTTCTTTATTAATGACAATATTGTGGAAGTTAACATGCTTCTCAAGAATCAGAAGAACTTCATTTATAAGAATATTTATATTAGTCCGTTTGATATCAGGTTTTGTTGAACGAGCAAAATCTAAAATATTACGCACTATATCCCTGCATCGTAATGTTTCCTTAATAATTACTCTTAAGTCTTCCTCAAAATCAGTATCCTTCAAATCTTCCAGTAACAGTGAGCTGTAGGTAAGAATGGCCGTAAGGGGGTTATTTATTTCATGAGCAATGCCTGATGCAAGTCTTCCAAGTGAGGCTAACTTTTCAGATTGCAATATCTGGTTTTGCGTTTGTTCTTTCAGCTTTCTATCTCTTTCTTTGATTGCATCAATCATCTGGTTAAATGTATAACACAAATATCCTATCTCATCTTCGCTTTCTATCTCAATGTGTGCGTCATAGTTTCCATTTATAACCGATTCTGAAGCCTTCACCAAAGTGCGTACAGGCTGAATTATCATGTTTAAAAGATACAGTGAAATCCCCACAGCAACAATTGCAATTAAAATTGTTATCACCGCAAAATTAACCGTTGAACTTGTCTTAATCTCATCAAATTTTTTTTCAAGTATCCCAACATAAAGAATACCAATGGGCTTATGATATACATTTAATAGTGGCTTATACGCAGATATATACCAGTTATTAACCACAAATGCTTTATCCCACCAGACCTTTCCCTGCAAAATGACCTTATTGTATACTTCCTCTGAAAGCAGTGTTCCAATTGCTCGTGAACCATCAGGCTTTTTTACATTGGTGCATACTCTGACATCATCCAGGAATATTGTTGAAGTACCAACCTCAAGTCCCCCAATCTTTTCATCTTTGAATACCAGTTCTTTTATCTGGTCTACTATCCCGTTATAATTATTTAAAATCCTTACGCCATAAATAATACCAATAAAATTATTATTATAAAATATGGGGATAGTTGCTCGTATTGCCAGTGCATCAACAACCTTTGTCCGTTCAACTTTTCTTGATTTAGGAGTTGGTACAATATCAATAATTACTTTTTTGGCTATTACTTCTCCTTCACGCTCAAGATGTTTATGGGTAACAATATCTGTTCCCTCACATGGTGCCTTATTTTTTAATACATACGAAATATGGTTATCATCGGAAACATCATCACCAAATGAATAATTATTTGCTCGGGCAATCACCTTCCCATGAGCATCCGTAATATTGACAATATCAATTCCCAATTCCTTCTGCACTTCTTTGCATTTATTTATTAATACCTGCCGGTTATTATGCATAATTGCCAATTGAATATATTCTAACAGAGCAATATGCTTGAGCATCTTGCTTTTAAGAGCAACTCTGCTATTATAAATAAAATCAGCTGTGTCTAAATCCTTCAGTACAGTATCAAATGCCTGCCCAACAACATGTTTTTCAATTGTCCGTATGCCAACAAAGGTTGATGCAATTCCTGATAAAAGCACAATGGAAAGTATGCTAATAAATAATTTAAACCGTATCTGTGTGGCAAATCGCTTTTTCATATTAATATGCTATCATTCATTTAATTCTATTTAATATAATAAATCATATTGCACATATTTTGCAACCTTTTTATTGATACGTAAGTAAAAATAGAAAATAGCCGGAACATCAGATCCTGACATTCCGGCTTTGCGATTGTAAACAGGTTGTTGTGATACTATATGCACATCACGGTAAACTCATACATATTTTTTGATTTTATCCAGCAACTCATCTATGCGTACCGGTTTTGTCAAAAAATCATTAATGCCGGGTAGAAATGATTGTTCTTCATTCAGCGAAAATCGTGAGTTGGTTACCTGATTAATTGCAGTCAGCATGATTATAGGCACATTTTTTACGTCTTTGTATTTTGAATCCTCCCTGTTGCTTCGTATCTGATATGATATCTCAAAGCCTGCAGTATCAGTCTCCATCATGACGTCTAAAATCATAAGATCAGGATGATACGATAGTAACTTTTTTAAGCCTTCAGCGCCACTATAGGCAACTTCCACCTCATATCCATTCATGGTCAAAGCCTGTTTCAGGCTTTCAACCAGGTCTCTATCGTCATCAACTAATAATATTTTTTTTGCCATTGTGTATACTCCATCTACCAAATTTTAATCATAGAGCAGCTGATAAATGACATTTCTTTCTTCCCATGCCTTCGTTCGCTGATAGATATCTATTGGGAATTCAATCTGCTTCAATTCAATAGGAGCTGCCTTCTTATCCACCAGACCTAACGCTAATGCAACACCATAAATAATTGCTTCAGGCCTTGGAGGACAGCCAGGGATAAAATAATTAACCGGTATTGCCTTATCGGCACCACCTGTCACATTATAGGTATCAAACCAGCAACCGCCGCCTGTTGCACATGAACCAATCCCAAATACAAGTTTTGGTGATGGCATTGCATCATATGCTTTTTTTACCAAAGGAAATGTTGGTCTGGTAACAGCACCTGAAATAAGCATTACATCAGCATGCCTGGGTGATGCAACCAGTTTGATACCAAACCGTTCCACATCATAGTAAGGAGTTAATACATTTAATATTTCTATATCACACCCATTGCACGCACCAGAATTGCAGTGATACACCCACAATGATTTTGGAAATGCCTTCTTTGCTATTTTACCCAACATGGCTATTCTCCTATCTTTTCAGGCCTTTTATAGGTCTTAGTTTTTTCATACAATTCTTTGTCAAATGTTTGTGAAGAAACAGGAATGACTGCCCTCATCACCAAATTATCATACCGGTATCCTAAATATGACAGTTTATCGATAGCATTCTTTATTTCATGATCAAAACATCTCCCACAGCGCTGACATGTCAGCATAAATAGTTCCATTGTTTCATTAATGTCACGTTTGTCATCAGTTGCCAGTTCATACTGTGATGTCATTGTTATTGCTTTTTCAGGGCACAGGTCCGCACAACGCCCACAATAGGTACAACGTGAACCATCATACATCATTACCCTGAGTTCATTGCAAAGATCGCGCACAAGTATGGTACGGGCAGGGCAGTGATTAGCACATCCGCCACATCCAATACATTTATGATGATCCCAGTATGGCTGACCCCTGTAATTTTCTGGCACAGGATGCGGTTCAAATGGATAGGGCAATGTTACCGTACCGGGCTTAGTAACTACAAATAGCTGTTTTATTTTACTTGTAAGCCACACGATCGTTCTCCTTAACGTTAAGATTTATATTCCATAAACACTCAATGCAATGGTACATAATGATATGACAATTAACACTGCATAGTATTTCACTGCCTGGTCAATGCGTAACCGTGGGTTGGTGGATCCCAGTAACGCAATCAGCACAAAAATCACTGCAACTGCTAAAAGCTGCAAAATTAGGTCAGCAACAAAAATCCCCGTATAGAGAAAAGGCATAAATACCGTTACAAAAAGCACCGCATAGAACATCTGCTTTAACATCATTGAATATTTAAATAGTGCATAGTTGGGACCGCTGTATTCAATAAACGGGCC is a window of Spirochaetota bacterium DNA encoding:
- a CDS encoding cache domain-containing protein, which gives rise to MKKRFATQIRFKLFISILSIVLLSGIASTFVGIRTIEKHVVGQAFDTVLKDLDTADFIYNSRVALKSKMLKHIALLEYIQLAIMHNNRQVLINKCKEVQKELGIDIVNITDAHGKVIARANNYSFGDDVSDDNHISYVLKNKAPCEGTDIVTHKHLEREGEVIAKKVIIDIVPTPKSRKVERTKVVDALAIRATIPIFYNNNFIGIIYGVRILNNYNGIVDQIKELVFKDEKIGGLEVGTSTIFLDDVRVCTNVKKPDGSRAIGTLLSEEVYNKVILQGKVWWDKAFVVNNWYISAYKPLLNVYHKPIGILYVGILEKKFDEIKTSSTVNFAVITILIAIVAVGISLYLLNMIIQPVRTLVKASESVINGNYDAHIEIESEDEIGYLCYTFNQMIDAIKERDRKLKEQTQNQILQSEKLASLGRLASGIAHEINNPLTAILTYSSLLLEDLKDTDFEEDLRVIIKETLRCRDIVRNILDFARSTKPDIKRTNINILINEVLLILEKHVNFHNIVINKELDPDVPDMYIDENQFKSVINNLAMNAADAMPQGGTLTVKTQYNLHNDSITIIVSDTGIGIKEDHLDKIFDPFFTTKEQGKGTGLGLAVTYGIIKRYHGNIDVQSEIGKGTIFTITFPLSKNKEEYAVFQKT
- a CDS encoding response regulator, coding for MAKKILLVDDDRDLVESLKQALTMNGYEVEVAYSGAEGLKKLLSYHPDLMILDVMMETDTAGFEISYQIRSNREDSKYKDVKNVPIIMLTAINQVTNSRFSLNEEQSFLPGINDFLTKPVRIDELLDKIKKYV
- a CDS encoding NADH-quinone oxidoreductase subunit B family protein; translation: MLGKIAKKAFPKSLWVYHCNSGACNGCDIEILNVLTPYYDVERFGIKLVASPRHADVMLISGAVTRPTFPLVKKAYDAMPSPKLVFGIGSCATGGGCWFDTYNVTGGADKAIPVNYFIPGCPPRPEAIIYGVALALGLVDKKAAPIELKQIEFPIDIYQRTKAWEERNVIYQLLYD
- a CDS encoding 4Fe-4S binding protein; this translates as MWLTSKIKQLFVVTKPGTVTLPYPFEPHPVPENYRGQPYWDHHKCIGCGGCANHCPARTILVRDLCNELRVMMYDGSRCTYCGRCADLCPEKAITMTSQYELATDDKRDINETMELFMLTCQRCGRCFDHEIKNAIDKLSYLGYRYDNLVMRAVIPVSSQTFDKELYEKTKTYKRPEKIGE